One part of the Mangrovibacillus cuniculi genome encodes these proteins:
- the icmF gene encoding fused isobutyryl-CoA mutase/GTPase IcmF, with product MITTVYRPRHHVRFITASSLFDGHDASINIMRRILQSTGAEVIHLGHNRSVEEVVNAAIQEDAQGIAISSYQGGHIDYFKYMVDLLRERGAGHIRVYGGGGGVIIPREIKELHEYGVARIFSPEDGRKLGLQGMINLMMEECDFSTTDTWNMEEELEKVAKAETGALARLITWVENKGEAPVETAVTTEVLWDEAKAVERKQPVLGITGTGGAGKSSLTDELIRRFLMNIPDKKVAILSVDPTKQRTGGALLGDRIRMNAIFNPRVYMRSLATRGSRSELSASIQDAITATKMAGYDLIIVETSGIGQGDADITDVADISMYVMTAEFGAPSQLEKIDMLDYADLIVINKFERSGSEDALRQVQKQVQRNRMLFEQELTEMPVYGTIASQFNDAGTNALFSAIIEKVNAASNQTWPVPFEKNVKVEKQNRIIPNDRNQYLREIAKTVRMYHQEVEQEVVKLADYQALKITSTLVANQPDAVQSAIQGLLDDVTMKLRNDTLLTLSNWETLKQSYQQDELVTKVRDKEIRTKLYTTSLAGLRIPKVALPKTTDAGSVYRWLKKENVPGVFPFTAGVFPFKREGEDPKRQFAGEGTPERTNRRFHYLSKDDTAKRLSTAFDSVTLYGEDPNERPDIYGKVGESGVSICTVEDMKKLYAGFDLCHQMTSVSMTINGPAPIILAMYMNTAIEQQWEKQEKELGRPLTLEEKEEVKAWTLKTVRGTVQADILKEDQGQNTCIFSTEFALRMMGDIQQYFIDHQVRNYYSVSISGYHIAEAGANPISQLAFTLANGFTYVEYYLSRGMNIDEFAPNLSFFFSNGLDPEYTVIGRVARRIWSIVMKEKYGANERSQKLKYHIQTSGRSLHAQEIDFNDIRTTLQALLALQDNCNSLHTNAYDEAITTPTEESVRRAMAIQMIITKEHGWSKNENPVQGSFIVEELTDLVEEAVLAEFDRISERGGVLGAMELQYQRGKIQEESMHYEHLKHSGELPIIGVNTYQNPNPPSEESIDSMELARATTEEKQQQINSLRAFQQKHEEAAQIALKKLQQSATSGGNIFEALMETVNVASLGQITNALYQVGGQYRRNM from the coding sequence ATGATTACTACGGTTTATCGTCCGAGACATCACGTTCGTTTTATTACTGCATCCAGTTTGTTTGACGGTCATGATGCCTCCATTAATATTATGCGAAGAATTCTTCAATCTACAGGAGCAGAAGTTATACACTTGGGCCACAATCGCTCCGTAGAAGAAGTGGTGAATGCGGCAATTCAAGAGGATGCGCAAGGAATTGCGATTTCTTCTTATCAAGGTGGTCACATAGATTACTTTAAATACATGGTTGACCTTCTAAGAGAACGAGGAGCTGGGCATATTCGCGTCTACGGTGGTGGAGGTGGAGTGATCATTCCACGCGAAATCAAAGAGCTGCACGAGTATGGGGTAGCGCGCATCTTTTCTCCAGAAGACGGTCGGAAGCTAGGGCTACAAGGAATGATTAATCTCATGATGGAAGAATGTGATTTTTCCACCACTGACACATGGAATATGGAAGAAGAATTGGAGAAAGTAGCGAAAGCGGAAACCGGCGCACTAGCTCGATTGATTACATGGGTAGAAAATAAAGGGGAAGCCCCAGTAGAAACAGCTGTAACAACCGAAGTGCTTTGGGATGAAGCGAAAGCTGTAGAGAGAAAGCAACCGGTTTTAGGTATCACCGGGACAGGTGGAGCTGGGAAAAGTTCTTTAACAGATGAGTTGATTCGCCGATTCTTGATGAATATTCCCGATAAAAAAGTGGCAATTCTTTCTGTCGATCCAACAAAGCAACGTACTGGTGGAGCTTTGTTAGGTGATCGAATTAGAATGAACGCAATTTTTAACCCTCGCGTTTACATGAGAAGTTTGGCTACAAGGGGATCTCGTTCCGAACTGAGCGCGTCCATTCAAGATGCGATAACTGCTACAAAGATGGCGGGATATGATCTCATTATCGTGGAAACTAGTGGAATTGGCCAAGGTGATGCGGATATTACAGACGTTGCAGATATCTCGATGTATGTGATGACTGCAGAGTTTGGAGCACCTTCTCAATTAGAAAAAATAGATATGCTTGATTACGCTGATCTTATTGTTATCAATAAATTTGAGCGTAGTGGCTCGGAGGATGCTCTTCGTCAAGTTCAAAAGCAAGTACAACGAAATCGAATGCTGTTCGAACAAGAATTAACGGAGATGCCGGTGTATGGAACAATAGCTAGCCAGTTTAATGACGCTGGGACGAATGCACTTTTCTCAGCCATTATAGAGAAGGTAAATGCGGCTTCAAATCAAACATGGCCTGTGCCATTTGAGAAAAACGTCAAAGTGGAAAAGCAAAATCGTATTATTCCAAACGATCGAAATCAGTATTTGCGTGAAATAGCGAAAACAGTGCGGATGTATCATCAAGAAGTAGAGCAAGAAGTGGTAAAATTAGCAGATTATCAGGCTCTTAAAATCACTTCAACGTTAGTGGCTAACCAACCTGATGCCGTTCAAAGTGCTATTCAAGGCCTATTAGATGATGTCACGATGAAACTGCGTAATGATACGCTCTTGACTCTTTCTAACTGGGAAACATTGAAGCAGAGCTATCAGCAAGATGAGCTTGTAACGAAAGTACGAGACAAAGAAATTCGTACAAAACTATATACGACTAGTTTAGCAGGATTACGTATTCCTAAAGTGGCCCTACCAAAGACAACGGACGCAGGAAGTGTGTACCGTTGGCTGAAAAAAGAAAATGTACCAGGTGTGTTTCCTTTTACAGCGGGAGTGTTTCCGTTTAAACGGGAAGGAGAAGATCCTAAACGTCAATTCGCTGGAGAAGGTACACCGGAAAGAACAAATCGACGCTTCCACTATTTATCAAAGGATGATACGGCAAAACGACTTAGTACAGCGTTTGATTCCGTTACACTTTATGGGGAAGATCCGAACGAACGTCCTGATATTTACGGGAAAGTCGGAGAGAGCGGCGTTAGCATATGTACGGTAGAGGATATGAAAAAGTTGTATGCAGGATTTGATCTTTGTCACCAAATGACGTCTGTTTCCATGACAATTAATGGTCCAGCACCAATTATTCTTGCCATGTACATGAACACGGCAATTGAGCAACAATGGGAGAAACAGGAGAAAGAGCTTGGTCGACCTTTGACGTTAGAGGAAAAAGAAGAAGTGAAAGCTTGGACGCTGAAAACGGTTCGTGGTACAGTACAGGCGGATATTTTAAAGGAAGATCAAGGACAAAACACCTGTATCTTCTCAACGGAGTTTGCTTTACGCATGATGGGTGACATTCAGCAATATTTTATCGACCATCAAGTGCGTAACTACTATTCTGTATCTATTTCTGGTTACCATATTGCGGAAGCAGGAGCAAATCCTATTTCTCAATTAGCATTTACATTAGCTAATGGCTTTACCTATGTCGAATACTACTTAAGTCGAGGGATGAATATTGATGAATTCGCACCGAATTTATCTTTCTTCTTCTCCAATGGATTAGATCCAGAATACACAGTAATAGGCAGAGTGGCTCGTCGAATTTGGAGTATTGTCATGAAGGAAAAGTACGGTGCTAATGAACGTTCCCAAAAGCTGAAGTACCACATTCAAACTTCAGGTCGTTCGTTGCATGCGCAGGAAATCGACTTTAACGATATTCGCACGACGCTTCAAGCATTATTGGCGTTGCAAGATAACTGTAATTCCCTTCATACAAATGCGTATGATGAAGCCATTACAACCCCGACAGAAGAATCTGTTCGACGTGCAATGGCGATTCAAATGATTATTACAAAAGAACATGGCTGGTCTAAGAACGAAAATCCAGTTCAAGGCTCCTTTATCGTGGAAGAACTAACAGATTTAGTCGAGGAAGCGGTCTTGGCGGAATTTGATCGCATTAGCGAACGTGGAGGAGTCCTTGGAGCAATGGAGTTACAATACCAACGTGGAAAAATTCAAGAAGAATCCATGCATTATGAACACCTAAAGCACAGTGGTGAACTCCCGATCATTGGAGTAAACACATACCAAAATCCAAACCCTCCATCGGAAGAATCTATTGACTCCATGGAACTTGCAAGAGCAACAACAGAAGAAAAACAACAACAAATCAATTCCCTACGTGCCTTCCAACAAAAGCACGAGGAAGCAGCACAAATTGCACTTAAAAAACTACAACAATCAGCCACATCAGGTGGAAATATCTTTGAAGCCCTAATGGAGACAGTGAACGTAGCAAGTCTTGGGCAAATTACGAACGCACTATACCAAGTCGGTGGACAATATCGTCGCAACATGTAG
- a CDS encoding TetR/AcrR family transcriptional regulator: MTGRREVQASVKDERLVLQRREQMIAGAVRLFKEKGFHRTTTREIAKAAGFSIGTLYEYIRTKEDVLYLVCDHIYDTVRARLDHINLDVRTVEGLQSAIAHYFLIMDELQDEVLVMYQEVKSLTRDALPYVLQKEKNMVDMLQKMIQRFVSTHKLPLTEDGVHLLAHNMFVQGQMWAFRRWALRSTYTLTDYTKHQTEWLIAILLESKKGEVR; the protein is encoded by the coding sequence ATGACAGGTCGACGAGAAGTGCAAGCCTCGGTGAAAGATGAACGTCTAGTCTTACAACGAAGGGAACAAATGATTGCCGGGGCTGTCCGTCTCTTTAAAGAAAAAGGATTCCATCGCACCACGACAAGAGAAATTGCAAAAGCTGCCGGCTTTAGTATAGGGACTTTATATGAATATATTCGAACGAAGGAAGATGTGTTGTATCTCGTTTGCGACCATATCTATGATACCGTTCGAGCAAGACTTGATCATATTAATTTAGATGTGCGAACAGTGGAAGGTCTTCAATCTGCCATAGCGCACTATTTTCTCATTATGGATGAGCTGCAAGATGAGGTATTGGTCATGTATCAAGAGGTCAAATCACTGACGCGTGACGCTCTTCCATATGTTTTGCAAAAAGAAAAAAACATGGTTGATATGCTGCAGAAAATGATTCAACGCTTTGTTTCTACACATAAACTGCCCTTAACAGAAGATGGTGTGCATCTCCTAGCACATAACATGTTTGTCCAAGGACAAATGTGGGCGTTTAGGCGTTGGGCACTTCGAAGTACGTACACGCTTACCGATTATACGAAACACCAAACAGAATGGTTAATTGCTATATTATTAGAATCAAAAAAGGGGGAAGTACGATGA
- a CDS encoding acyl-CoA dehydrogenase, with translation MQFKLSEEHEMLRKTIREFALNEVAPTAAERDEEERFDMEIFEKMAELGLTGIPWDEKYGGIGFDYVAYCIAVEELSRVCASTGVTLSAHTSLAGWPLYKFGTEEQKQKFLRPMAEGKVIGAYGLTEPGSGSDAGGMKTNARKVEGGYILNGSKIFITNGGIAGIYIVFAVTDPELRQRGTTAFIVESDTKGFSVGKKEKKLGIRSSPTTEIVFEDCFIPEENRLGEEGQGFKIAMMTLDGGRNGIAAQAVGIAQGALDASIAYAKEREQFGKPISANQGIAFKLADMATTIEASRLLTYQAAWLESEGLPYGKESAMSKLMAGDTAMNVTTEAVQIFGGYGYTKEYPVERYMRDAKITQIYEGTQEIQRLVISRMLTK, from the coding sequence ATGCAATTTAAATTATCAGAAGAACACGAAATGTTACGAAAAACAATCCGTGAGTTTGCTTTAAACGAAGTGGCTCCAACAGCAGCAGAGCGAGATGAAGAAGAGCGTTTTGATATGGAGATTTTTGAAAAGATGGCAGAGCTCGGTTTAACAGGGATTCCGTGGGATGAGAAATACGGCGGAATTGGCTTTGACTACGTAGCTTATTGTATTGCGGTGGAAGAATTATCACGAGTTTGTGCATCCACTGGTGTAACGTTATCCGCACACACTTCCTTAGCGGGGTGGCCTCTATATAAGTTTGGGACAGAAGAGCAGAAACAAAAATTCCTGCGACCAATGGCAGAAGGAAAAGTTATTGGTGCCTATGGTTTAACGGAACCTGGCTCCGGCTCTGATGCTGGTGGCATGAAAACCAATGCTAGAAAAGTAGAAGGTGGCTACATTTTAAATGGATCTAAAATCTTCATCACAAACGGAGGGATTGCTGGCATTTATATCGTATTCGCCGTCACTGATCCAGAATTACGCCAGCGCGGGACTACTGCATTTATCGTAGAGAGTGACACAAAAGGATTCTCTGTTGGAAAGAAAGAGAAAAAGCTTGGGATTCGTTCTTCGCCAACGACAGAAATTGTATTTGAAGATTGCTTTATTCCTGAGGAAAACCGCTTAGGAGAAGAAGGGCAAGGTTTTAAAATTGCTATGATGACACTTGATGGTGGTCGAAACGGGATTGCTGCTCAAGCAGTTGGGATTGCACAAGGTGCACTAGATGCTTCTATCGCGTACGCAAAAGAGCGTGAACAGTTTGGAAAGCCAATTAGTGCGAATCAAGGTATTGCATTCAAACTTGCAGATATGGCTACAACCATTGAAGCATCCAGACTATTAACGTACCAAGCTGCATGGTTAGAGTCAGAAGGGCTTCCTTATGGAAAAGAATCTGCCATGTCAAAATTAATGGCCGGTGACACCGCGATGAACGTAACGACGGAAGCTGTGCAAATCTTTGGTGGTTACGGATACACAAAAGAGTACCCAGTAGAACGTTACATGCGCGATGCGAAAATTACCCAGATTTACGAAGGAACACAAGAAATTCAACGTCTAGTAATCTCTAGAATGCTGACAAAATAA
- a CDS encoding acyl-CoA dehydrogenase — MTHFLTDEQIMVAKMVRDFAKERVEPWIPRMEAGEFPRPLLKEMAELGLMGMTIPEKYGGSEMDFTSYILAIHELSKISPTLGVILSVHTSVGTNPILYFGTEEQKQYYVPKLASGEWLGAFALTEPGAGSDAGSLRTRAEKKDGAYILNGSKIFITNGGEADTYIVFATTNPKLGTKGISAFIVEKETPGFIIGKDEKKMGLHGSRTTEIILENVKISESQLLGKEGDGFKVAMANLDSGRIGISAQALGIAEGATDAAIEYAKQRVQFGKPISQQQGIGFKIADMSTRVEAAKLLVYRAAMLRSNNLPCGKEASMAKLYASETAMHVATEAIQVFGGYGYTEEYPVERYFRDAKITQIYEGTSEIQRIVISRQLLH, encoded by the coding sequence ATGACACATTTTTTAACGGATGAACAAATAATGGTTGCCAAGATGGTTAGAGACTTTGCAAAAGAACGCGTCGAACCATGGATTCCTCGAATGGAAGCAGGAGAATTTCCAAGGCCTTTACTAAAAGAAATGGCGGAACTGGGTTTAATGGGGATGACCATTCCAGAGAAATACGGCGGAAGTGAAATGGACTTTACCAGCTATATTCTAGCAATTCATGAACTATCGAAAATTAGTCCTACTTTAGGAGTGATTCTATCCGTTCATACTTCTGTTGGAACAAACCCAATTCTTTACTTTGGTACGGAAGAACAAAAGCAATACTATGTACCGAAATTAGCTTCTGGCGAATGGTTAGGGGCCTTCGCTTTAACTGAACCTGGTGCAGGCTCAGATGCTGGTTCACTTCGAACGAGAGCAGAGAAAAAAGACGGTGCCTACATCTTAAACGGTTCCAAGATCTTTATTACTAACGGAGGAGAAGCGGATACGTATATTGTATTTGCGACGACCAATCCGAAGCTAGGTACGAAAGGCATTTCTGCTTTCATCGTAGAAAAAGAGACACCTGGCTTCATTATTGGAAAAGACGAAAAGAAAATGGGGTTACACGGATCTAGAACGACAGAAATTATATTGGAAAATGTGAAAATATCTGAAAGTCAATTACTTGGCAAAGAAGGTGACGGGTTCAAGGTTGCTATGGCTAATTTAGATTCCGGCAGGATCGGTATTTCGGCGCAAGCGCTAGGGATCGCTGAAGGAGCCACGGATGCTGCAATTGAGTATGCCAAACAAAGAGTACAATTTGGCAAACCAATCTCTCAACAACAAGGAATCGGATTCAAGATTGCAGATATGTCGACACGAGTTGAAGCGGCAAAACTACTTGTGTATCGTGCTGCTATGTTACGTTCGAACAACCTTCCATGTGGAAAAGAAGCTTCCATGGCGAAGCTTTATGCGTCCGAAACAGCTATGCACGTAGCGACGGAAGCGATCCAAGTATTTGGTGGATATGGATATACGGAGGAATACCCAGTAGAGAGATATTTTAGAGATGCAAAAATTACGCAAATATATGAAGGAACAAGTGAGATTCAGCGCATCGTTATCTCGCGTCAATTGCTTCATTAA
- a CDS encoding 3-hydroxybutyryl-CoA dehydrogenase has translation MKEIMVVGAGQMGSGIAQVVAQAGIPVWLHDISEESAQRGVAGIAKLLARNVEKGRMTEADSQEILQRIRPTADLQMAKSVHLVIEAATERVEIKKSIFQQLDEITPPETILATNTSSLPITDIAAVTKRPEKVIGMHFMNPVPVMKLVEIIRGLATTQETYDTIHQLTLQLNKVPVEVNDFPGFVSNRILMPMINEAIFTLYEGVATKEAIDEVMKLGMNHPMGPLTLADFIGLDTCLYIMETLHEGFGDDKYRPCPLLKQYVMAGWLGKKTGRGFYEYN, from the coding sequence ATGAAAGAAATTATGGTAGTCGGAGCTGGCCAAATGGGCTCCGGTATTGCACAAGTGGTAGCCCAAGCTGGAATTCCAGTTTGGCTCCACGATATCTCGGAGGAGAGTGCGCAGCGTGGCGTGGCAGGGATTGCAAAACTTTTAGCTAGAAACGTAGAAAAAGGACGTATGACTGAAGCGGATTCTCAAGAGATACTTCAAAGAATAAGACCAACTGCGGATCTTCAGATGGCGAAGTCAGTCCATCTTGTTATTGAAGCTGCAACGGAAAGAGTGGAGATAAAGAAATCAATCTTCCAGCAACTAGACGAGATTACTCCTCCTGAAACCATTTTAGCAACTAACACATCTTCGTTACCGATAACGGATATTGCTGCCGTGACGAAACGACCTGAAAAAGTGATCGGCATGCATTTCATGAATCCGGTACCTGTTATGAAATTAGTGGAAATCATTCGTGGTCTGGCCACAACACAAGAAACATACGATACGATTCATCAGTTAACGCTTCAATTAAATAAAGTTCCAGTAGAAGTAAATGACTTCCCTGGATTTGTCTCCAATCGTATTTTGATGCCAATGATTAATGAAGCAATTTTCACCTTATATGAGGGTGTTGCAACGAAGGAAGCAATTGATGAGGTCATGAAACTTGGAATGAATCACCCAATGGGACCACTGACACTTGCTGATTTTATCGGCTTAGATACTTGTCTGTACATTATGGAAACGTTGCATGAAGGGTTCGGTGATGATAAGTACCGACCGTGTCCACTTCTTAAGCAATATGTGATGGCAGGGTGGTTAGGGAAGAAGACAGGAAGAGGTTTTTACGAGTACAACTAG
- a CDS encoding acetyl-CoA C-acetyltransferase, which translates to MGKTVIVAGARTPIGKLGGSLQTLTAPELGGKAIEAALQRAGVAPSDVTNVIMGTVLQAGQGQIPSRQAARNAGIPWNVRSETINKVCASGMRSVTLADGLLRLGEENVVVAGGMESMSNTPYALPKARWGFRMGDSQVKDLMVSDGLTCTFTGVHMGTYGNGTAEKFELSREQQDVWALRSHQNASRAIEDGVLAEEIVAVEIPQRKGPSLVVDQDESPRKDSTLEKLSSLKPVFQQDGTITAGNAPGINDGACAMVLMSEETAADKGLEPLATILSHTSIAVEAERFPETPGLVIEELLKKAALTVEDIDLFEINEAFAAVALASAKIAGVSEEKINVNGGAVALGHPIGASGARIILTLAHELKRRGGGKGIAAICSGSGQGDAVLIEVK; encoded by the coding sequence ATGGGGAAAACAGTAATCGTAGCAGGAGCACGTACACCTATTGGAAAACTTGGAGGATCTCTACAAACTTTAACGGCACCAGAACTTGGGGGAAAAGCCATCGAGGCTGCATTACAACGAGCAGGTGTTGCGCCAAGTGACGTTACCAACGTGATTATGGGAACCGTTTTACAAGCCGGTCAAGGTCAAATTCCATCTCGTCAGGCTGCTAGAAATGCAGGGATTCCTTGGAATGTACGTTCCGAAACCATTAATAAAGTGTGTGCTTCTGGTATGCGTAGTGTGACGCTTGCAGACGGGTTACTCCGTTTAGGTGAAGAAAACGTTGTGGTAGCAGGTGGTATGGAATCCATGTCTAATACTCCTTATGCATTGCCTAAAGCTCGCTGGGGTTTCCGTATGGGCGACTCTCAAGTGAAAGATTTAATGGTTTCTGATGGACTGACTTGTACATTTACTGGTGTTCATATGGGGACGTACGGAAACGGAACAGCTGAAAAGTTTGAATTATCTAGAGAACAGCAGGACGTGTGGGCGCTTCGCAGTCACCAAAATGCATCAAGAGCAATAGAAGATGGTGTTCTTGCGGAAGAAATCGTGGCAGTGGAGATTCCTCAGCGTAAAGGTCCAAGTTTAGTAGTGGATCAAGATGAGTCACCGAGAAAAGATTCTACTTTAGAGAAGTTAAGTTCGTTGAAGCCTGTTTTCCAACAGGATGGAACAATTACAGCAGGAAATGCACCAGGAATAAATGACGGAGCATGTGCAATGGTGTTAATGAGTGAAGAGACAGCTGCTGACAAAGGATTAGAGCCATTAGCGACGATTCTTTCTCATACAAGTATTGCAGTTGAGGCGGAGCGATTCCCGGAAACACCAGGATTAGTTATCGAAGAATTGTTGAAAAAAGCAGCATTAACGGTTGAGGATATCGATTTATTTGAAATCAATGAAGCATTCGCAGCAGTAGCATTAGCAAGTGCGAAAATTGCTGGCGTTTCAGAAGAAAAAATCAATGTAAACGGTGGTGCAGTCGCACTAGGACACCCAATCGGTGCAAGTGGTGCACGTATTATTTTGACTTTAGCACACGAACTAAAGCGCCGTGGTGGAGGAAAAGGAATCGCTGCTATCTGTTCAGGTTCTGGTCAGGGAGATGCCGTGTTGATTGAAGTGAAGTGA
- a CDS encoding (Fe-S)-binding protein, with protein MGVLLWVNWIAFLIVTAYALTLFVYLIRTRIAFIKLGKKVEFDQNVKERLGKVWVNVFGQKKLLKDKKSGIIHVMFFYGFILVQAGAIDFIIKGLVPGAHLPLGSLYPGFTFFQEIVTAMILVAVVWAFHRRYVEKLVRLKRGFKSGLVLLFIGGLMLSVLLGNGMSMIWHGHEATWTEPVASLFATIFAGAPEAFVITLFYVAWWIHLLFLLAFLVYVPQSKHAHLIAGPANVYFNRTEQVGKLKPINFEDESQESFGVGKIEDFTQLQMIDFYSCVECGRCTNMCPATGTGKMLSPMDLIVKLRDHLTLHGAAVTSKQPWVPTFAFGGTKGNQIALAAASAGAEEAAATSMYSPSLIGDVITEEEIWACTTCRNCEDQCPVMNEHVDKIIDLRRYLVLTEGKMDPDAQRAMTNIERQGNPWGLNRKEKENWRELRPDVIVPTVKEMKKAEEEFEYLFWVGSMGSFDNRSQKIALSFAKLLNEAGVKFAILGNKEKNSGDTPRRLGNEFLFQELAGQNIAEFEKAGVTKIVTIDPHAYNIFKNEYPDFGFTGEVYHHTEVLAQLLKEGKLTPQHEVKETITFHDSCYLGRYNEVYEPPRDILKAIPGVTVVEMERNRDTGMCCGAGGGLMWMEEDAGHRVNVARTEQALETQSSVISSGCPYCLTMLSDGTKAKEVEEDVQTLDVAELLEQSVCGPYQPITEAS; from the coding sequence ATGGGAGTATTACTTTGGGTCAACTGGATTGCATTCCTTATTGTAACCGCTTACGCACTAACGCTGTTTGTTTACTTAATAAGAACACGTATTGCTTTTATTAAGCTAGGTAAAAAAGTAGAATTCGATCAAAATGTCAAAGAACGTTTAGGAAAAGTTTGGGTCAACGTTTTTGGTCAAAAGAAACTTTTGAAAGATAAGAAAAGTGGTATTATACACGTCATGTTTTTCTATGGTTTTATCCTGGTACAGGCTGGAGCGATTGATTTTATCATCAAAGGTTTGGTGCCAGGTGCGCACTTACCGCTAGGGTCGTTATATCCAGGATTTACGTTCTTCCAAGAAATCGTTACAGCAATGATTTTAGTAGCGGTAGTATGGGCGTTTCACCGCAGATATGTGGAGAAATTAGTTCGTTTAAAAAGAGGATTTAAGTCAGGTTTAGTGCTTCTGTTCATTGGAGGACTAATGCTATCCGTTCTTTTGGGGAATGGGATGTCAATGATTTGGCACGGACATGAGGCTACTTGGACAGAACCAGTAGCAAGTCTATTCGCAACGATTTTTGCGGGAGCTCCAGAAGCTTTTGTCATCACACTATTCTATGTAGCTTGGTGGATTCATTTATTGTTCCTTCTTGCATTTTTAGTCTATGTGCCACAGTCCAAACACGCACACTTAATTGCAGGACCAGCGAACGTCTACTTTAACCGAACAGAGCAAGTTGGGAAGTTAAAACCGATTAACTTTGAAGATGAGTCCCAAGAATCATTCGGAGTAGGGAAAATTGAAGATTTTACACAATTACAGATGATTGACTTCTACTCATGTGTAGAGTGTGGTCGTTGTACTAATATGTGTCCTGCAACAGGGACGGGTAAAATGCTGTCACCGATGGATCTTATCGTAAAACTACGTGATCACTTAACACTTCATGGAGCGGCGGTAACATCTAAACAACCATGGGTGCCAACATTTGCATTTGGCGGAACAAAAGGGAATCAAATTGCACTTGCAGCTGCGAGTGCTGGAGCGGAAGAAGCAGCGGCAACTAGTATGTACAGTCCTTCTTTAATTGGCGATGTTATTACGGAAGAAGAAATCTGGGCTTGTACTACTTGCCGAAATTGTGAAGATCAATGTCCGGTTATGAATGAGCACGTGGATAAGATCATTGATTTACGTCGTTACCTTGTTTTAACAGAAGGTAAGATGGATCCTGATGCGCAGCGTGCGATGACGAACATTGAACGCCAAGGAAATCCTTGGGGATTAAATCGTAAAGAAAAAGAGAACTGGCGTGAGCTAAGACCAGATGTAATCGTTCCTACTGTAAAAGAGATGAAAAAAGCAGAGGAGGAATTTGAGTATTTATTCTGGGTTGGATCTATGGGATCTTTTGATAACCGAAGTCAAAAAATCGCTTTAAGTTTTGCGAAATTATTAAACGAGGCTGGCGTGAAATTTGCGATTCTTGGTAATAAAGAAAAGAACTCTGGAGACACGCCACGTCGACTTGGAAATGAGTTCTTATTCCAAGAGTTAGCTGGTCAAAACATTGCAGAGTTTGAAAAAGCGGGAGTAACGAAGATTGTTACGATTGATCCGCATGCTTACAACATTTTCAAAAATGAGTATCCAGACTTCGGATTTACTGGTGAAGTGTATCACCACACAGAAGTGTTGGCTCAGCTATTAAAAGAAGGAAAACTTACACCACAGCACGAAGTAAAAGAGACCATTACTTTCCACGATTCTTGTTACTTAGGAAGATACAATGAGGTGTATGAACCGCCTCGTGACATCCTAAAAGCTATTCCAGGCGTAACTGTTGTGGAAATGGAACGCAATCGCGACACGGGAATGTGCTGTGGAGCTGGTGGCGGACTGATGTGGATGGAAGAAGATGCAGGCCACCGTGTCAACGTGGCAAGAACAGAGCAAGCGCTTGAAACACAATCCAGTGTCATCTCCTCGGGATGTCCATACTGCTTAACGATGTTATCAGATGGAACGAAAGCAAAAGAAGTAGAAGAAGATGTACAGACTTTAGACGTTGCAGAGCTATTGGAACAATCCGTCTGTGGTCCTTATCAACCAATAACAGAAGCATCATAA